In the Oscillospiraceae bacterium genome, CAGGCCTTCTGCGACCGCGTCAAGCAGCTGGGCAACATGGCCTTCTTCATCTCCATTGAGGGCATCGGTGATGCTACCGATGATCGCCGTGGTGCCGGTGTTTACGACCGCGTCATGCATGCCATGGATCTGATGAAGGAGAATGGCCTGCTGTTCGGTACTTCCATCTGCTACACCAGCGCCAACTACAAGGCTGTTACCAGTGATGAATTCATGGATATGCTGATCAGCCACGGTGTGCGCTTCAACTGGTACTTCCACTACATGCCCATCGGTGACGGTGCCAACGTCAACCTGATGCTGAACGCCGAGCAGCGTGAATATATGATCCACCGTGTACGCGAGATCCGCGGCTACACCGGCGGCAAGCCCATCTTCTGCATCGACTTCCAGAACGATGGCGAGTACATCGACGGCTGCATTGCCGGCGGCCGCCAGTACGCCCACATCAACCCGGCCGGCGATGTGGAGCCCTGCGTCTTTATCCACTACTCCAACGCCAACATCCACGACAAGAGCCTGCTGGAGTGCCTGCAGCAGCCCCTGTTCAAGGAATATCACAAGGGCCAGCCTTTCAACCACAACCATCTGCGTCCCTGCCCGATGCTGGAAAACCCCGAGCTGCTGGGCGAGATGGTCAAACGCAGCGGCGCCCATAGCACCGATATGCAGCAGCCGGAATCCACCAGCGATGTCTTCCGCCGCTGCAAGCCCTACGCCGACCAGTGGACCCCGTCTGCTGATCGCATCTGGGCTGAGGAACATCCCGATTGTGCCAGCTGTGCATCCTGCTCCGCCTGTGCTTCCAAGTAAAACTGCATAAGCTGCTTTTCAGCGGCCTGCTGTATTTCGGTACAGCAGGTCGCTTTTTTGTGTGTTTCATGGTCTGCGCATTTTCACCACCCACGGCGCATATACTGGAAAACGCCGCAGGAGGAGGGATGCACCATAAAGACCGTCATCTATCTGGATGTGCTGCTCCTTGTCAATTTTCTGGTGGCCTACTTACTGCTACAAGCTGCCGGGGTGCTGACCGGCCAGCGGGCTGCCTTTGCCCGAATGCTGACGGGCAGCGTCTGCGCGGCGGTTTCGGCCTTGATTCTGTTTGCACCGGAACTTTCGTACCCTGTGCAAATTATGTATAAGCTGGCTACAGCCCTTGCCATTGCCGCCTTGACCTTCGGCTGGCGGGATAAGCTGCGACTGCTGGCGGCGGCCTGCTGGTATGCTGCGCTGAATATTTTGCTGGCGGGGTTGGTGGTTTTGATTATTTTCCAAACGGGCACCACACTGCTGCAGACGGGTAACCTTGCGGTCTATCTGCGGGTATCGCCGCTGCTGCTATTGGGGCTTTCCGGGCTGTGCTGCGGGGCTGTTGAAGTGGGGCTGCGTTTTTTCCGCCGCCGACCCACTAAACAGGAGACCGTCGGACTGGAGTTTGAACTTTGCGGTACCTGCATTCACCTGCGGGCTATGCTGGATACCGGCTGCCACCTGACCGACCCCATCACCTGTATGCCGGTGCTGGTGGTCAGCCTCACCGATGCAGGCTCCCGTCTGCCGCCAGAGGTTCGGCAGTTTTTGGCCGGCTGGTTCGCCGGGGGTGATAAGACCGACCCGCCCGCCGGGGCGCAGCTGCGGCTGATTCCTTGCAGCACCGCCGCCCAGCGCAGCCTGCTGCCCGGCTTTGCGGTGCGCAATATCGGGCTTATCACCAAGACCGGCGTGCTGCAGCTAGGGCGTACTGCCATTGCATTTGCGCCGGAATCTTTCGGTGATCCCCAATATGAGGCTTTGTATGGCAGCGATTTTTTATAAAATCTACTACGAAGGGCGGTACGAACCATGAAACTCAGCCAGACACTTTACGCATTGCTTTTACACTTAGTCCCTGTGCGGGAGCTGCATTACATCAACGGGGCCGACACTTTGCCCGCGCCGCTGGACCCTCAGCAGGAGCGGCAGGCGTTGGAGGCTTTAAGCCGCGGCAGCACCGAGGCCCGTGACCTGCTCATCACCCACAACTTGCGGCTGGTCGTGTACATTGCCAAAAAGTTTGAGACACCGTCTGCGGGCATCGAGGACATGATCTCCATCGGCACCATCGGGCTTATCAAGGCCGTGAATACCTTTGAACCCACCAAAAACATCAAGCTGGCGACCTACGCCAGCCGATGCATCGAGAATGAAATTTTAATGTACCTGCGCAAAAGTTCCAACCGCCGCCAGGATGCCAGCATCGACGAGCCGCTGAACACCGACAACGACGGCAACGAACTTTTGCTGATGGATGTGCTTACCAGCGACCAGCCCCAAGTGGGCGAGGAACTGGAGCGCAGCGCCGAGCATGCCGCCCTGCACCGGGCGGTAGCCCGGCTGACACCCCGGGAACGGCGCATTATGGAGCTGCGCTTTGGTTTGAACCGTGAGACTGAGCACACCCAAAAAGAGGTAGCCGACCAGCTGGGCATCTCCCAAAGTTACATTTCCCGGCTGGAAAAGCGCATCATCCGCCGCCTGCGGCGAGAACTGGAAGCCGTCAGCTAAAGCCGTCACGTTTCCTCGGCCCGCGTGTTGGTGATGAACGGCACTGCCAGCCCGCTGACCATGTTCATCTCCGGCTTTTGCGAATAAAGAATATAGTCGAATCCATCCCGCGTCCAGCTGATCGAAGTATAACGCCCGGTGTTCTGCTTCTGCGTCACCGTCAGACCGTCGATCTCATATTCCTCGGTTCGTTCGTAGCCGTTGACGGTCAGGTTGGTCGGCTCCCGCATGGTGCCGCTTCGGGCGACCCGTAGGCTCATGGCGCGGCCCGGCACAATGACAAAGTCCAACTCGGCCACCTCACTTTCGATCAGCCAGCAGCGCTGGGGGATGATGATTTCATTGTCCGGGTAAGCCGCCAGCCGGAAACCTGCCACCTCATTATAATTGGGCTGCAAATATTCGGTGCGCGTCTCGCGGGTATCGGTGCGCGGCGTTTTCCACCGCAGCACCAGCAGCAATACCAGCACCACTGTTTCCGCCGCCAACAAAATCAGCGTTAACACAAACCATAAAAGATCCACCATACCAAGCCCTCCCTTTAATCCCATGCTATGCCCCGGGAAAAGGACATGTGTAGATTTTTCCAGTTTGTTTGCGTGTGTACTTTGCAGCCCATACTGCTTTGTAAGCAACAGCAGGAAGGGGAATCGGCCATGGCGGCACGGAAAGTGGAACTTTGCGGGATGGATACCTCACAGCTTCCGGTTTTGAGCGAAGCGGAAAAAAGCCGCCTGATCGAAGCGGCCCATAATGGCGACCAGGACGCCCGGCAGCAGATGATCCAGGGGAACCTGCGTCTGGTGCTTAGTGTGGTGCAGAAATTTGCAAGCCGGGGCGAGAACCTGGATGATCTGTTTCAGGTGGGGTGCATCGGGCTTATCAAGGCCATAGACAACTTTGACCCCAGCCAGAAGGTACGGTTTTCCACCTACGGCGTGCCGATGATCTGCGGCGAGGTCAAGCGCTATCTGCGGGACAATAACGCCGTGCGGGTCAGTCGCTCCATCCGTGACCTGGCCTACCACTCGATGCAGGCGCGGGAAGAACTGCAGATGCGGGATGGCCGCGAACCGAAAATATCGGAAATCGCCGCCCAGGTCGGGGCCTCGCCGGAGAATGTCGCCATGGCGCTGGAATCCGCCGTGGCACCCACCAGCTTGTACGAGCCGGTCTTTTCCGACGGCGAGGACAGCTTTTCGGTCATGGACCAGCTGCGGGATAAAACAGCGAGGAAAGCTGGATCAGCGATATGATGTTCCGTGATACGGTGCGGGCATTGTCCCCGCGGGAGCGTCGCATCATCGCCCTGCGCTACCTGGGCGGCAAAACGCAAACCGAGGTAGCTAAGGAAATCGGCATCAGCCAGGCCCAGGTGAGCCGGTTGGAAAAAGGGGCGCTGTGCCAGATACGGGAGCAGATCTCCAACTGTTAAGTATAGCAAAACGCCCGCGTTCCGGGTAAAAACAGAACGCGGGCGCTTTGTTGTGTTAGGCTATAAATCAGACCTCGAAAGCCTTGTGCAGGGCTTCCAGGGCGGCATCCTCGTCCTGCTGGCGGATCAGCAGCGAGATGTCCAGGTCGCTGGTCGTGATCAGCACAATCTCGATGTTGGCACCGGCCAGGGCAGCCAGTGCGCGGGCAGCCACGCCGCAGCTGGTGACCATCTCCTCACCAAACAGGTTGATCTTGCTGTAGCCGCCGGAAACCAGCGGGGGATTAGCCTTGGCTGCTGCGGGCAGGGCTTTCATCACGGCGGCAAAGTTATCATAGCTGGTAGTAAAGCTGAAATCTACCGCCGTGCCGCGGGGCGCACTCTGGCAGATCATATCCACCACGATACCGGCCTTGGCAAACACGTCCAGGTGTTCCGCCAAGCTTTGTGCGCTGTACTGCGCACCGGGGAAAGTCGTGAGCATGATATTCTGCTCACTGCTGATCTTGCTGACACCGTACATAAACCGTCATCCTTTCATCAATCTAATGTAACGAATTGCTCGTCGATAGAGCCATACAATACGCTTTCGATGTATTCACGGGTGAGCGTGAAGTTTCCATGCGCCGCGCCCAATTCGTCGGTATAGGCAGAGTAGGGATACTCGCGGATGTTTTTCCACCCGTCTTCGTACTGGCTTATCACGCAATGCAGTTTCGGGTCCTGCATCTCCACGGCGCTGCTGCCGTCCGACTGGGTGGTCTTCTGGAAGGTGATGTCCAATACCGCGCCGATCATATTGTCCGGGCTGGACTGTGCATTCAGGAAATTGCCCAGGCTGTAAGCCACAAAACTGGTATGCCCTTCTGCGCCGGTCAGCCATTCGGCTGTCTGGGTCACATGGGGATGGGTACCGATGATAAGATCCACATCATGGTCAGCCAGCCATTGAGCCATCTGCCGCTGGGAGTCTTCCACATCATGGCTGCCCTCTACACCCCAATGACAGCTGACCACCAGCACATCGCAATTGGGGCGCATGGCGGCAATCTGCTGTTCAATGATATCCAGGTCGCTCAAATACACAACGCCATAGGCCGCACTGCTGGGCGTCGGCAGGCCGTTGGTATGTTCGGTGTAGGAAAGGTAGCCGAAGGTGATGCCATTCACCGTCTGGTACACGTAGTCGTCATAGGTTTCCAGGTTGTAGAACCCCATCGAAACCACGTCATCTGGCATCGCGGCCCAATGCTCGCGGGAGGCATCGATGCCCGCCGCACCTTTATCGTAGCTGTGGTTGTTGGACAGGCTGAACACTCGGAAGCCAATGTCATACAGTGCATCTGTAATATCTCCCGGCGTTGAGAACATGGGGTAGCCGCTGGGATCAAAGGCATCATTGACCAGCGTTTCCTGGTTCAGCCAATTTACGTCAAACTGGGTGTAGAAGTCCCTCATATTTTCATACGCATAGGAAAAATCATAGTAGCCATCGGTGCCGCGATTTTTCGCCTGCAAAAAGATGCCGTCGTGGATCAGGTCGTCGCCGGTGGCGGAAAACCGCACGGTCTCCACGGTTGGCATAGGCTCCGGGGTAGTTTCCGGTGCCGGGGTCGGCTCTACATAGGCGGCGGCTGCCACCGATTCTGGCTGTTGTGCGGTCTTGCCGGTGCTGATTTCCTGCAGCAGCGCTCCTGTCAGTACGCTGCCAACGCCCAGGGCAATCACCAGGCAGGCTGCAATTTCATTATTTCTCAAACGCATGGCAGCTTGCCCCGCAAAAGGTCGGTCATCGTGTAGTAGCCTGGCTCTCGGCCTGCCACGTAGAGGGCCGCCTGCACAGCGCCATCGGCAAACACGCCGCGGCTGCCTGCACTGTGGCTCAGGGTCAGCACTTCCTCGGGGCCGCAGAACAGCACATCGTGCTCACCCACAATGCCGCCGCCACGCACCGAGCTGATACCCAACTCCTTCGCGCCGCGCTTCTGGCGCACCTGAGAACGGTCGTAGACATACTCATAGCTGTTGCCAGCCTCGGCGTTGATGGCATCGGCGATCATCAGGGCCGTGCCGCTGGGGGCATCCAGTTTATTGTGATGGTGCTTTTCGACGATCTCAATGTCAAACTCGCCGCTCAGCACGCGGGTAGCCTGGCGGGCCAGCTCGATCAGCACATTGACGCCCAGCGACATGTTGGCGCTGCGGAAGATGGGCGTTTTGGCGCTGGCATCCTCCAGCACGGTCTCGTCCTCGGCGGAAAGGCCGGTGGAGCAGATCACGCAGGGTACGCCATGGACGGCACCATACTGTACCGCCGCCACCGCACCGGCGGGGGAAGAAAAGTCGATGATGGCATCGACCTTGGGCAGGCCCTCAAACCCGGCATAAACGGGGATATCGCCGACCTTACCAGCCTCACGGTCCACACCGGCCACCACGCGGCAATCCTGGCGGGCTGCAATTTTTTCGATCAGCGCATGGCCCATGCGGCCGTAGATTCCCTGTATCACAATATCCGTCATTTTCTGTTTCCTTTCAAAAAAGGCCCGCAGCAGGTTGCCACGGGCCGGTCAGCATGATTTACAGCAGGCCGAAATCCCGCATGGCGGTCTCCAGCTGATCCTGCACCGCAGCGGAAGGCTCGACCAAAGGCAGGCGGCAAGCACCGGCCTGCCAGCCCAGGCGGTTCATCGCCCACTTTGCGGGGATAGGGTTAACGTCGGCAAACAGGGCCTTGCACAAGGGCAGGGCTTTCAGTTGCATCTGCAGGCTTTCCTGCGTTTCACCGGCGAACCACTTGGCGCAGATGTCGTGAGTATACTGGGGTGCCACGTTGGACAGCACACTGATGACGCCCTTGCCGCCTAAAGCCAGCAGCGGGACGATCTGGTCGTCGTTGCCGGAGTAGATGTTCAGCTCCGTACCGCAGGCGGCAGCGATCTCAGCTACCTGGCTGATGTTGCCGCTGGCCTCCTTGACGGCGTTGATGTTGGGCAGCTTGGCAAGCTGGGCCAGGCTGGCCGGTGTCAGGTTGCAGCCGGTACGGCTGGGCACATTGTACAGGATGCAGGGCAGATTCACAGCGTTGGCAATGGCCGTGTAATGGGCCACCAGGCCCGCCTGGCTGGTCTTGTTGTAGTACGGGGTGACCAGCAGCAGGGCATCGGCACCGTCGGCCTGGGCCTGCTGGGACAGCCAAATGGCATACTTAGTATCATTGGAACCCGTGCCCGCAATCACCGGCACGCGGCCTGCGGCCTGCTTGACCGCATAGCGGATGCAGGCGGTATGCTCCTCATCAGACAGCGTCGGGGATTCGCCGGTGGTACCGCAGATGACGATGGCATCGGTGCCATGGGCAATCTGGTCATCAATGATGCGGCCCAGTTCTTCAAAGTTTACGCTGCCATCGGCGTTCATCGGGGTGATAATGGCAACCGCAGCGCCGGTAAAAACAGGCTTCTTCATAGGGAATGCTCCTTCTTTTAAAGTAGCGCAGGTTCCTGCGCCGGGCAGGGCAGCGGATCAGTCAAAATAGCCCTTGGCAGCCAGCAGTTCCGCCAGCAGCACAGCACCGCCAGCAGCGCCGCGCAGGGTGTTGTGGGACAGGCAGACGAACTTGTAATCGTACTGGTTATCCTCGCGCAGGCGGCCGATGCTGACAGCCATGCCGTTTTCCAGCATGCGATCCAGCTTGGGCTGCGGGCGGTCGTTTTCCTCAAAATAATGCAGGAACTGCTTCGGGGCACTGGGCAGATTCAGGTCCTGGGCAGGGCCATGGAATTCCTTCCAGGCTTTCAGGATCTCATCCTTGCTGGGCTTGTTGGCAAAGCGCACGAACACGGCACCCATGTGGCCATCAGAAACCGGCACGCGCAGGCACTGGGCGGTAAAGCGCGGAGCATCGGCGGAGACGATCTTGTCACCCTCGATGTGGCCCCACAGCTTCAGGGGTTCCTGCTCGCTCTTTTCTTCCTCACCGCCGATGTAGGGGATGACGTTATCCAGAATGTCGGGGAAGGTTTCAAAGGTCTTGCCAGCACCGGAGATAGCCTGGTAGGTGCAGACCAGCACGTCAGTGATGCCGTAGCCGCGCAGGGGATGCAGGGCGGGCACATAGCTTTGCAGGCTGCAGTTGGACTTGACGGCTACGAAGCCGCGCTTAGTACCAAGACGCTTGCGCTGGGCAGGGATAATGTCGATATGATCCGCATTGATTTCGGGCACGACCATGGGCACATCCGGGGTAAAACGATGCGCGCTGTTGTTGGAAACGACCGGGCACTCGGCTTTGGCGTAAGCTTCTTCCAGGGCCTTGATCTCCTCTTTCTTCATGTTGACAGCGCAGAACACAAAATCAACTTTGGAGGCAACTTCCTCCACATTGGCTGCATCCAGCACGATGAGCTTCTTCGCACATTCCGGCATCGGCATCTTCATCAGCCAGCGGTCACCGATTGCATCCTCATACGTTTTGCCGGCGCTGCGCGCACTCGCAGCCACGGCGGCCAGGTGGAACCAGGGGTGGTTTTCCAACAACGTGATAAAACGCTGGCCGACCATGCCAGTTGCACCGATGACGCCTACATTGTACTGTTTCATCTTTCCTAACCCTTCCTTTCGCAATACCTTTCCCGATTTCTATGCAGCAGCGGCATAAATTGTTCCGATTTTGCACAGATAATAAAAAAACCGGCTTGAAAACCGGCACAAAATGCAATATAATATCATATTGCATATACACACAGCGCAACACACCTTTCAGGGTGTGACAGTCCCGCACCTGTTTGGTTACGAGCCCAGGTCAATGCGTGCCGCGCATCGCCTTCGGCGAAGTACCCTTTCACCCAGTTTATGCCCCTGGCAGGGGACTTCAAACCGGGTTACTGATGCACTTCGCGCCTCTGTGCTGGCTTTATTATAGTATCCCTATCCCTGATTGTCAACGAAAAAAGGAAGAAACCATGCTGAAAAAAGATTTTTGGTACGACTTACCTAAAGAACTGATTGCGCAGGAGCCTGCCGCCCCCCGCGACGCGGCCCGCCTGATGGTGCTGGACCGCCAGAATGACAGCATCGTCCACTCGGTCTTTCATGATCTGCCCCAGTTTCTGGAAAAAGGCGATCTGCTGGTCGTCAACAACTCCAAGGTGCTGCCCGCCCGTCTGATGGGCACCAAGGTTCCTACCGGTGCTGTATGCGAACTACTGCTGCTGCGCCAGGTGAAAGGGGACACCTGGGAGTGCCTGGCCCGCCCCGGCAAGCGGATGCAGGCAGGCACTAAGGTGGAGTTCGGCGACGGCAGCCTGACGGCTGTGGTGGATGAGACTTTGCCAGACGGCAACAAATATGTTACCTTTACCTATGACACCGAAACGCTGTATGAGAAGCTGGACGAGTTCGGCAAGATGCCGCTGCCGCCCTACATCACCAAACAGCTGGAGGACCAGAGCCAATACCAGACCGTTTACGCCAAGGAGCTGGGCAGCGCCGCCGCCCCCACGGCCGGCCTGCACTTCACCCCGCAGCTGATGGACACCATCCGTGCGATGGGCGTTAACATTGCCGAGGTTACGTTGCATGTCGGCCTAGGCACCTTCCGCCCGGTCAACGAGGAGTCCATCGAGGATCACCAGATGCACAGCGAGTGGTACTCTGTCAGCGAGGAGACCGCCCGGCTCATCAACGACACCCGCGCCGCTGGCCACCGCGTTATCGCCGTGGGCACCACCAGCTGCCGCACGCTGGAATCCGTCTGGGCCAAGTACGGCAAGATCGTACCTTGCAGCGGCAACACCAGCATCTTCATCTATCCCGGCATCGAGCTGAAAGCCATCGACGGTCTCATCACCAATTTCCACCTCCCGGAAAGCACCCTGATCATGCTGATCTCCGCGTTCTACGGTTATGACAAGACCATGGCCGCCTATAAGGTCGCTGTAGAGGAAAAGTATCGCTTCTTCAGCTTTGGTGATGCGATGTTTATTAAGTAAGGATATTTTCATCAATCAATAAAGGAGCTGCCAACATGCCTTACCGCCTTATCAAACAGGAAGGTGCCGCCCGTCGCGGCGAATTTACTACGGTGCACGGCACCGTGCAGACCCCCGCATTCCAGAACGTTGCCACCGCCGCCGCCATCAAAGGCGGTCTGTCGGCGCTGGATCTGAAAGACATCCGTGCCCAGGTCATGCTGTGCAACACCTACCATCTGCATCTGCGCCCCGGTGATAAGCTGGTGGCCGAGATGGGCGGTCTGCACAAATTCACTAAGTGGGACGGTCCCATCCTGACCGACAGCGGTGGGTTCCAGGTGTTCAGCCTGGCCAAGCTGCGCCAGATCACCGAGGAGGGCGTTACCTTCAACTCCCACCTGGACGGTCACCGCATTTTTATGGGGCCGGAGCAGAGCATGCAGATCCAGGCCAACCTGGGTTCTACCATCGCCATGGCCTTTGACGAGTGCGTGGAGAACCCCGCCACCTACGAGTACGCCAAAAACAGCTGCGCCCGCACGGCCCGCTGGCTGCTGCGCTGCAAGGATGAGATGGCCCGCCTGAAGCATGAGGAAAAGGCTGTCAACCCCGATCAGCTGCTGTTCGGTATCAACCAGGGCTGTACCTTTGCCGACCTGCGTGTAGAACACATGAAGCAAATCGCTGAATACGATCTGGATGGCTATGCTATCGGAGGACTGGCCGTGGGCGAACCTGCTGAGGTCATGTACGACATCATCTCCGCCGTAGAGCCCTTTGCCCCCAAGAACAAGATCCGCTACCTGATGGGTGTCGGCACCCCCGGCAACATCATCGAGGGCGTTTACCGCGGTGTTGACCTGTTCGACTGTGTCATGCCCAGCCGCAATGCCCGCCACGGCCACCTGTTCACCTGGGACGGCATCATTAACATCAAAAACCTGAAGTACGAGCGCGACGAATCTCCCATCGATCCGCATTGCGATTGCCCGGTCTGCCGCAACTTTTCCCGCGCCTACATACGCCATCTGCAGAAGGCCGATGAGATGCTGGGCATGCGCTTGGCTGTTATGCACAACCTGTATTTCTACAACCACCTGATGGAACGCATCCGCGAGGCGCTGGACAACGGCACTTTCCAGCAGTTCCACGACACCTATGTGCATAAACTTGACACCCGCATCTGATATTTTTTCGTAAACGCTTGCGCTGTGCCGCAAAGTTCGATATAATAGAAGAAATCGTTTATTTTAAGGAGTATACCCGCTATGATTCAGTTTTTGAGTGCCACTGGTTCCACCAGCATGACCGAGACCCTGTTTACGCTGCTGCCGATGATCCTGATCATCGTCTTCATGTTCATTCTGATCTATCTGCCGCAGAAGCGCCAGGACAAGAAGGACGCCGCTATGCGCAGCTCCATCGAAATCGGCGATAAGGTTTCTACCATCGGCGGTATCGTCGGCATCGTCTGTGCCATCTCCGAGAAGGACGACACCATCGTTCTGGAGACCGGCAGTGACCGCACCAAGATTCGCTTCCGCCGCACCGCCATTGCCAGCGTGGAGAAGCTGGACATGGGCGGCAAGGACACCACCCCTGCTAAGAAGTAATTTTGCCCAACGGCATACCAAAACGCCCCCTTGCATAGTGTTTACTGTGCAAGGGGGCGTTTTATTATGGCTAAAAGTATTTCTTCCAATCTGCCCAGACGCCGCAGCCGTCCGCGCGGACAAAATGCGCCAGCCTGGATGCTGGTGCAGGTTTTTGCGGCGGGGGTCGGGCTATGCCTTTTGTTGTTGGCGCTGGCTGCATTTCTCTTGACGCATACGCCGCTGCCGCTGCATCTGGTGCAACCGATGGCCTGCCTGGCAGCATCAGCCGGGGCTGCGGTTTCCGGCTTTTTGCTGGCGGGTAAAATCGGGCGGCAGCGGTTTGTATGCGGGTTAATTTGCGGGGCCTTTTATGCACTTTGCCTGCTGGCAGCGGCGTTTCTTGTACATGGTGTGCCCAGCTGGACACGTAGCGACGCCATGCTGCCGCTGGCTCTGCTGTTAGGCGGCACCTTAGGCGGTGCGCTCTCCGCCATTAAGGAGGGGCACTGATGCGCACGGCACAACCTACGCGACCCGCTGTCCGTGCCCGGATGTTCTGGCCGCGCCAGCCAGCGGCGCGAGTGCCGCAGGCCCCGGCAAACGCGGCGGGCAGGCTGCCTTATGTGCCCTTGGGCTGCGCCTGTCTGTTTTTGCTGGGCTACCTGCCAGGCATTTGGCTGGGGCGAACCGGAGCCTGGGAGTCAGGCAGTCAGCTGGCGGCTTACTACCTGTCTAAAAGCAGCTACAGCACGGTTTTCTCTGTATGGCAGTGGCAGTTTTCCGCTGCCTTTTTGCAGTTGGCTGCGCTGTATCTGTGCGGCTTTTCGGCCTTGGGATGTTTCTTTTTCCCGATTTTATTCTTTTTGCGCGGTGGCTTTCTCGGCTTATGCGCTGCCTGCGTACTGGCTGCAGGGGAGAGCCGGGGCCTTGTCTGCTACTGGCTGCTGAGCAGCCTGTCCAATCTGAGTGTACTGTTTGCAGGGCTGTGGTTATCCGGCTACAGCGCAGCGATAAGCAACGGGTTGTTCCAGTGCGTCTTTTCGCGCGGGACCGCCCGTGGGCAGTTGGCGGGGGCTTTTCGGCGTCTGACAATACGCTTTCTGTTTTGCCTGCTGCTGGCCGGAACGGTCAATCTGGCCAACGGCTGGCTGTCAGTCTTCCTCGCCGGAGTCCTGCTGTGAGGGCTTGCTTTCCGCGATATAACCTTGATCCGCAAGAGGAGAGGCTTTCACCGCGGCGCGCAGGCGCTCCTGGTTGATGTGGGTGTAGATCTGCGTGGTGGAAACACTCTCGTGGCCCAAAATTTCTTTCAGCGCCAACATATCCACACCGCCCTGATACATCAGCGTTGCCGCCGTGTGGCGCAGCTTGTGGGGCGAAAAACCTCGTCCGCTTAAGCCTGCGCTTTGCAGGCAACGCGCCACGATCTGTTCCACGCGGCGCGCCGTCAGCCGCTTGCCGGTGCGCTTGGAGACGAATAAGGCCCGTTCATCTGCCGGCAGGTTCGGCAGCGCTGCACGGGCCTTTTTATAATGGTCCAGCGCTTCCAGGCAGGCGTCGTTCAGGTAGACAAGCCGCTCTTTGTTGCCTTTGCCGGTGATTCGGATGGTATCCTGCCTGAAATCGCCCATGTTGATGGTCACCAGTTCTGTCAGCCGCATGCCGCAGTTTAAAAACAGGGTAATCATGCAGAAGTCACGCTCATAGAAGTCACTTTGTATATTTTTTAACAAGTCTATGCTTTCCGCGGCAGTCAGGTACTTAGGCAGGGCCTTTTTTGGTGAGCCGAGGCTGATTCCCTCGGTGGGATTTTCCTGCAGTTTATTCACCTGGGTCACCAGATAGGAGAAAAACCCTTTTAGGGCGCTCAGCTTGCGGGCACGGGCTTTGCCGCCGTTGGCGTCCGTGCTGCGCACGTAGTCCAAATAGGAAAAGATGTCCCGCTTGGTGATCTTTTTTATATCCTCGGTTGAGATGTCCTTTAAGTTTATTTCTTCCAGCGGCGTATCCCGCGGCACACGCGACCATTGCATCGCCATCATAAAACGGAAGAAGCCGCGCAAATCGAGATAGTATGCGTTGATGGTGCGCGGTGACCGCATCTTTACAAAGTCCAGATAATGCAGGTATTCCACCACATCATTGGGTATATCCAAATACGGCGCATGGCGGTCCGGGTGGACCACATCGATATAACTGCTCA is a window encoding:
- the dapA gene encoding 4-hydroxy-tetrahydrodipicolinate synthase, whose translation is MKKPVFTGAAVAIITPMNADGSVNFEELGRIIDDQIAHGTDAIVICGTTGESPTLSDEEHTACIRYAVKQAAGRVPVIAGTGSNDTKYAIWLSQQAQADGADALLLVTPYYNKTSQAGLVAHYTAIANAVNLPCILYNVPSRTGCNLTPASLAQLAKLPNINAVKEASGNISQVAEIAAACGTELNIYSGNDDQIVPLLALGGKGVISVLSNVAPQYTHDICAKWFAGETQESLQMQLKALPLCKALFADVNPIPAKWAMNRLGWQAGACRLPLVEPSAAVQDQLETAMRDFGLL
- the asd gene encoding aspartate-semialdehyde dehydrogenase produces the protein MKQYNVGVIGATGMVGQRFITLLENHPWFHLAAVAASARSAGKTYEDAIGDRWLMKMPMPECAKKLIVLDAANVEEVASKVDFVFCAVNMKKEEIKALEEAYAKAECPVVSNNSAHRFTPDVPMVVPEINADHIDIIPAQRKRLGTKRGFVAVKSNCSLQSYVPALHPLRGYGITDVLVCTYQAISGAGKTFETFPDILDNVIPYIGGEEEKSEQEPLKLWGHIEGDKIVSADAPRFTAQCLRVPVSDGHMGAVFVRFANKPSKDEILKAWKEFHGPAQDLNLPSAPKQFLHYFEENDRPQPKLDRMLENGMAVSIGRLREDNQYDYKFVCLSHNTLRGAAGGAVLLAELLAAKGYFD
- the queA gene encoding tRNA preQ1(34) S-adenosylmethionine ribosyltransferase-isomerase QueA codes for the protein MLKKDFWYDLPKELIAQEPAAPRDAARLMVLDRQNDSIVHSVFHDLPQFLEKGDLLVVNNSKVLPARLMGTKVPTGAVCELLLLRQVKGDTWECLARPGKRMQAGTKVEFGDGSLTAVVDETLPDGNKYVTFTYDTETLYEKLDEFGKMPLPPYITKQLEDQSQYQTVYAKELGSAAAPTAGLHFTPQLMDTIRAMGVNIAEVTLHVGLGTFRPVNEESIEDHQMHSEWYSVSEETARLINDTRAAGHRVIAVGTTSCRTLESVWAKYGKIVPCSGNTSIFIYPGIELKAIDGLITNFHLPESTLIMLISAFYGYDKTMAAYKVAVEEKYRFFSFGDAMFIK
- the tgt gene encoding tRNA guanosine(34) transglycosylase Tgt produces the protein MPYRLIKQEGAARRGEFTTVHGTVQTPAFQNVATAAAIKGGLSALDLKDIRAQVMLCNTYHLHLRPGDKLVAEMGGLHKFTKWDGPILTDSGGFQVFSLAKLRQITEEGVTFNSHLDGHRIFMGPEQSMQIQANLGSTIAMAFDECVENPATYEYAKNSCARTARWLLRCKDEMARLKHEEKAVNPDQLLFGINQGCTFADLRVEHMKQIAEYDLDGYAIGGLAVGEPAEVMYDIISAVEPFAPKNKIRYLMGVGTPGNIIEGVYRGVDLFDCVMPSRNARHGHLFTWDGIINIKNLKYERDESPIDPHCDCPVCRNFSRAYIRHLQKADEMLGMRLAVMHNLYFYNHLMERIREALDNGTFQQFHDTYVHKLDTRI
- the yajC gene encoding preprotein translocase subunit YajC is translated as MIQFLSATGSTSMTETLFTLLPMILIIVFMFILIYLPQKRQDKKDAAMRSSIEIGDKVSTIGGIVGIVCAISEKDDTIVLETGSDRTKIRFRRTAIASVEKLDMGGKDTTPAKK
- a CDS encoding TIGR04086 family membrane protein; translation: MAKSISSNLPRRRSRPRGQNAPAWMLVQVFAAGVGLCLLLLALAAFLLTHTPLPLHLVQPMACLAASAGAAVSGFLLAGKIGRQRFVCGLICGAFYALCLLAAAFLVHGVPSWTRSDAMLPLALLLGGTLGGALSAIKEGH